GTACAGAATCTTCGTGGTTTACGGGGCTAAGTAAGATTCTTTCAGCTCTGCGAATAAATGTGGTGCCCTCGTGTTGAAGAAGACGGTCAATGCCTTCAGGCAAGCCAGCTGCAACCAATGCGATATCGAAATCATCCCGGAGGAGGTCTTGGACCGCAGTGGCCAGCACATGTAAGAGATCCACGTTGGCGCTTTGGAGTTCATCAAGGGTGATCAAAATTCCAGAGCCGTGCTTTTGTAAACGAGTAGCCAACTCACGCAACCTGGAAATCAGCGTGGGAGTGGGGTCCTTCTTGGTTGGATCAGCAATGGCCGTCACCGTAGCAATTCCAGGAATGGCCACACCACTGAGCATTCTTTTGGACTGCGGTCCGTCAAGATTCTGTAGCGCCTCCGGGATGGCGGAATTGACCAAAGCATCCACCATGGAATTATCCGGATAAGCACGAAGCGTGATCCATCCTTGAGACGCAGCCGCATCTTCAAACTCATTGAGCAGCACAGTTTTGCCCATGCCACGAGATCCAGAAATCAGCAATGCTCTAAAGGGGCTTCCGGGGCCTTCTGCGAGACCAAGTTTGAAAGACTGTAGAAGTGAGTCGCGACCAGCAAGTACGGTGGGGGAAACCCCGAAAGTGGGGCGGAACGGATTGCGAGCTGACATAGAAGACACCTTGGATGGTCTAGTCGGGTTTGCGGAATGTGGTGTTGGACTGTGTTGGACTGTGTTGAAACGGCACTTTAGATCTTTTAGAAGTCTAGCGCGAGTTTAGATCTTTTAGAACCACTGTGGTGGCTTAGATCCTTTAGAACTCTCTCTGTTATGAGATAAGCGGGGCAATAGTAGAGGTGGAAGCAATGAGAGTTGAAACAGAATATGTTGAGCGGCTTTATGTATTTTCTACAGACCGCCAGGCTCAAGAGATTTCCAAGGAGTTGGCGGTTGAATTTTTGAAAGAAAACCCCGGTATTTCACACCATGAAATATCGGTACAGCACTCAGTGGACGACCCTTTAGAAGTTGAAAAGTCTTGGGTGGAAATGTTCGGCGATAGTACTGATATCCAAGACCGCACAATTTCGCTCATTGAATATAGGTTCACCATCAATTCAAATGCGGATGAAGACATGGATGAACTCAGCATGGATATTTATGCGGTCATCCGGGCTCTCATCAAAAAACACTCAAAGGTGGAGTATTTCAGCATGTTTTCGCTTGCATCAGATCTACGTGCATCAGATTTAGAGGAAGAGTGAATGCTTAACCATGAAAGCTTGAAAATCCTCCCTAAATAAAAGAAATTCGGGATTTCGGGAACATGCGGATACGCTACGTTGTTGAGATTAATTAAGTAAACGTAGGTTAAAAAGCTTTGTAGAGGGGAGATCATGCGGGTTCTTGCAGCAATGAGTGGAGGCGTTGATTCCGCCGTCGCAGCGTCACGCGCTGTCGCAGCTGGTCATGAGGTAGTAGGCGTCCATTTGGCGTTGTCGCAAGATCCGCAAACCGTGCGTGAATCCTCGCGTGGTTGCTGCTCTTTGGAAGATTCTGCTGATGCCCGTCGCGTATGTGACAAGTTGGGTATCCCATTTTATGTGTGGGATTTCTCGGATCGCTTCAAGGAAGATGTGATTGACAACTTTATTGATTCTTATGCGATTGGTGAGACCCCAAACCCTTGCCTGCGTTGTAATGAAAAGATCAAGTTTGCTGCCTTGCTTGAGCGTGGTATCGCGCTTGGTTTCGATGCGGTGGTTACTGGTCACTATGCACGGTTGACTCAGCCAGCAGATGGTGGTGATGGCTACCTTCGTCGTGGAGTTGATCCAAATAAGGATCAGTCCTATGTCCTTGGTGTGCTCGGAGCTCATGAGATTGAGCACTGCATGTTCCCAGTCGGAGATACCATTAAGCCTGAGATCCGTGAGGAGGCAAGTGCCGCTGGTTTCTCGGTGGCAAAGAAGCCAGATTCCTATGACATTTGCTTCATTCCAGATGGCAATACTCAAGCATTCTTAGGCAAGCACATCGGTATGCGTCCTGGAATGATCGTGGATCAAGATGGCACCGAACTTCGTGAGCACGCAGGTGTACATGAGTTCACCATCGGTCAACGCAAGGGGCTTGATATTAAGGCGCCGGCTGCTGATGGTCGACCACGTTACGTCACCGACATTGATGCCAAGACCGGAACCGTGACGGTGGGTGCGCGTGAAAACCTGAAGGTCACCACCATCCACGCTGATCGTTTGAAGTTCCTGCACCCAGCGATGGACGGACAGATCGATTGTGAAGTCCAGGTCCGCGCCCACGGTGGAGTAGTTTCTTGCTCTGCGACGATTGATCGTGGTGCAGATTTCATGGTGCTCAACCTCAACGAGCCGTTGCAGGGTGTTGCTCGCGGCCAGGCTGCCGTGCTGTATTTGCCTGATGCAGACGGCGATATTGTGTTGGGATCTGGCACCATTTGCCACACGGAGTCTTAATACATTGGGCGCTTATGGTCTAGGGGAGCTTCCCGGAACCTCCGTTTTGGAAGCAGCGGATGTCATTCAGGGCGAAACCGGTGATCTTCTTCATCTGCCACAATTGCCGGCTCGCGGTTTGGGTGCTGATCTAATCGGTCGCACTGTCGGTTTGTTGGACATGATCAATGTTGATCGGGGTGCGCGTTCCTGGGTGATGAGCACCCGTCCCAGCAGACTGACCCACCTGACCGGTGATTTCCTTGATATGGATTTGGATTCCTGTGAGGAAAAGTGGGGAAGTGGCGTCGATAAGCTAAAAGTCCAAGTTGCTGGCCCCTGGACTTTAGGTGCGCGCATCGAGCTGGCCAATGGCCATCGCGTTTTAACTGATCGTGGTGCGATGCGTGATCTCACGCAGGCTCTGATCGCAGGCGTTGATGCGCATGCACGCAAGGTTGCGCGGCGGTTCCGCGCCGAAGTGCAGGTGCAAATTGATGAGCCGGAGCTGAAATCGCTTATCGACGGATCCCTCCCTGGCACCTCCACCTTTGACATTATTCCTGCGGTCAATGTCGCAGATATCAATGAACGTTTGCAGCAGGTTTTTGCTTCAGTCGATGGGCCGACCTACCTCAATCTCACCGGACAGGTTCCTACCTGGGATGTTGCTCGTGGCGCGGGTGCTGATACCGTGCAGATTTCCATGAACCAAGTGCGCGGAAATGAGCATTTGGATGGATTCGGTGAGACCATCACCGGTGGTGTGCGGTTAGGGCTTGGTATTACCCGTGGTAGTGATGTTGTCGATGAGCTTTTAGAGCGTCCGCGTGAAAAAGCTGTTGAGGTAGCGCGCTTTTTTGATCACCTTGGTGTGAGCCGGAACTATCTGGTGGATGCCATTGATGTTCATCCAGGTGAGGATTTAGTAAACGGCACCATCACCGAAGCTGCCCATGCGTATCGAATGGCTCGGGTGATGGCAGAGATGTTGGCTAAGGATTCAGGGGACCTTTAAGGTTTCGCTGGCGCTGGTTTTGCAGGTGCTGGAGGAGTATTTTTGCCAGCCATTAGCGATGCCACAATGCCGATGAGCAAAACAGCGGTGGCAAGAAGGATCGCTTGACCGAAGGCTGCGCCTTCATCGCCTGCCGCGAGTCGAATTTGAATCACCGCACCAATGGCTGCTGCGCCGATAACAGAGCCCAACTGGCGGGTGGTGTTGAATACACCTGATCCTGCTCCCATGAACTTGTGTGGAAGATCGCGCATGGTAGATGTGGAGTTTGGTGCCCAGACAAATGCGTTGCCTAGTCCCAGCAATGTCATGGCAACAAGTGCCACGACTAGACCCCAGTCAAAGATCATGGTGAGCGCCAACAATGAAATGGACACTGCAACAGTAGTAAAACCTAACGCCGCGAGGAAGCCTGGGTTGGAGCGGTCGACTAATTTTCCAACAAATGGAGACAGCACAGCAGCCATGAGCGCTTGGGGGATCATCATAAATCCTGCTTCCATGGCGTTCATGCCGTGAGCTTGTTGGAAGTACAACATGATGGGAAGTGGTGTTCCTGCCACCGTGAATCCCATGGTCATGATGCAGATATTGCCCAGGCTGAAGTTTTTAAACTTGAAGATTTCTAGTGGAACAAGCGGATCGTTTCCTGATTTTTCTGCTTGGCTTTGTTGATAAATAAACCAGGCAAACAAGACAAAGGCAGCGACGATCATGATCCAAATCCAAGGTGC
Above is a genomic segment from Corynebacterium suranareeae containing:
- a CDS encoding AAA family ATPase → MSARNPFRPTFGVSPTVLAGRDSLLQSFKLGLAEGPGSPFRALLISGSRGMGKTVLLNEFEDAAASQGWITLRAYPDNSMVDALVNSAIPEALQNLDGPQSKRMLSGVAIPGIATVTAIADPTKKDPTPTLISRLRELATRLQKHGSGILITLDELQSANVDLLHVLATAVQDLLRDDFDIALVAAGLPEGIDRLLQHEGTTFIRRAERILLSPVNHEDSVQMFIDTAAEGQRQMTSEAAELAAEISKGYPYSMQLTGSLAWARSTLDSSDSIQAGQVDAVRDEVVRRMGMQVHEPSLHQVPDGELTILYAIAQLSKNGEMVSTGDIAHLMGVKPNALSMQRKQLLSRGLVEVPKYGFLNFTLPYMREHLLSSPHHRPIK
- a CDS encoding DHA2 family efflux MFS transporter permease subunit, whose amino-acid sequence is MSDNKQDPSTSAAGVAAPHSKVYPAMPLPEKQAWPALIALCIGFFMILLDQTIVAVSTPALQDDMQASYNEVIWVTSVYLLTFAVPLLVTGRLGDKYGPKNVYVAGMVIFTLSSLACGLAPDMLTLIIARGVQGLGAALLTPQTMATINRIFAFERRGAALGVWGSTAGLASLAGPILGGVITENWGWQWVFYINVPIGVISVIAVLKYVPEFPPLTRPLDPLSIILSIVAVFFLVFAFQEGEGAGWAPWIWIMIVAAFVLFAWFIYQQSQAEKSGNDPLVPLEIFKFKNFSLGNICIMTMGFTVAGTPLPIMLYFQQAHGMNAMEAGFMMIPQALMAAVLSPFVGKLVDRSNPGFLAALGFTTVAVSISLLALTMIFDWGLVVALVAMTLLGLGNAFVWAPNSTSTMRDLPHKFMGAGSGVFNTTRQLGSVIGAAAIGAVIQIRLAAGDEGAAFGQAILLATAVLLIGIVASLMAGKNTPPAPAKPAPAKP
- the mnmA gene encoding tRNA 2-thiouridine(34) synthase MnmA; this translates as MRVLAAMSGGVDSAVAASRAVAAGHEVVGVHLALSQDPQTVRESSRGCCSLEDSADARRVCDKLGIPFYVWDFSDRFKEDVIDNFIDSYAIGETPNPCLRCNEKIKFAALLERGIALGFDAVVTGHYARLTQPADGGDGYLRRGVDPNKDQSYVLGVLGAHEIEHCMFPVGDTIKPEIREEASAAGFSVAKKPDSYDICFIPDGNTQAFLGKHIGMRPGMIVDQDGTELREHAGVHEFTIGQRKGLDIKAPAADGRPRYVTDIDAKTGTVTVGARENLKVTTIHADRLKFLHPAMDGQIDCEVQVRAHGGVVSCSATIDRGADFMVLNLNEPLQGVARGQAAVLYLPDADGDIVLGSGTICHTES
- a CDS encoding uroporphyrinogen decarboxylase/cobalamine-independent methonine synthase family protein codes for the protein MGAYGLGELPGTSVLEAADVIQGETGDLLHLPQLPARGLGADLIGRTVGLLDMINVDRGARSWVMSTRPSRLTHLTGDFLDMDLDSCEEKWGSGVDKLKVQVAGPWTLGARIELANGHRVLTDRGAMRDLTQALIAGVDAHARKVARRFRAEVQVQIDEPELKSLIDGSLPGTSTFDIIPAVNVADINERLQQVFASVDGPTYLNLTGQVPTWDVARGAGADTVQISMNQVRGNEHLDGFGETITGGVRLGLGITRGSDVVDELLERPREKAVEVARFFDHLGVSRNYLVDAIDVHPGEDLVNGTITEAAHAYRMARVMAEMLAKDSGDL